CGCACCGGCAGAACGAAGGGCTGCGTCTGTGAGGTCCTGCCGGTAAATTAATCCACACTAATTATTTGGGAAGGTCAATTAAAGCTCATCAACCCCCCGTGAAAACGCATTCATCGCAGCCGTGATTTGGTTGCGCTTTGTTTGCTTTCGTGACTTTGCTTCTGCTGGCAGGTTCCCAAGCACAAAACACCGCGGGATGGATGGTGACCTCAGGGATGGCACCGGGAATGCTGAAAAATGGGGCAGAAACCAGGATTAAAGCCCTTTATTCGATGATTCAGTGTCCAACCCGTGGTCCCCCCTGTGCTGGCCCAGGGTGCTGCCCATCCCtcggctgcctgtgaccttctccgATGacagccccctccttccccgtATTGACTCATCTAAATATCCGCTGCCCAGCCGTGGTAGATACTGTTACGGGAGCGTTTTGGGATGCTGGCATCACACGCACATGCCTGTGGGTATATATATTTGAGGGCACGTGGCTGCTGGGATTGCAACACCGATCTGCCTGGGCTCCTCTCGTCACAGGGCTCCTCTCCCATGCTGTCTTCATCCACTACAGCTGATGGTATCTGTTTTCTGGGGAGAAAACAACCACGTCCCATGGGATAAACAGGTCCAAGACCACGCTGCGAAGAGAGAGATGGTCCAGCCGTTGCAACCAGGTTGATCCAGACCCAACACGTGAGCCAGCATGGAGGAAGCTGGTCGGGGCGATGCCCTTGCTGTGCGCGGGTGGATGGAGGACACCTAAAAAGCTGTGCGTGATCATCTGCATTCAACACTGGAGAAAGAACCTCCTGCCATGAccccgggaagggctgggagaGCCGATGAAGCAGATGCAGGTGGTCCTCACCGAAGCATCATGGTGGGTTTGCTTTTGCTAGTCATAGAAATATTTATCCTGCTTGGCATCCTCAGGGATCGCTGttgctttcttcctcccctcGTCCCCGCCGGGGGTTCGATGCCTCGCTGTAAGAGCCGGCGTTCGTGCCATCCGACCCGTAGGCAGACGAAAGGGCAGCTGCCAGCTTTTGTGCCTTCACACGCCTTGGCTGGCCTTGTCCTCTCCGGCTCGCTCGCTGCAGATGCAACGGGGTCGGGGGCAAGGGGGTGGACTGCAGCCACGGCCCCGACAGACACAGCAGGTTTTGTCCTAGAGATTCCGggcaaaagtaggaaaaaaaagaaaaaagaaaggcttttgcatttccagaaggaaaaggagggagagcaCGACGGCAAGGACAAGGCTGCCTTGTGAGCGGGGTTTTGTCTCCGTGATTACCCCGTTCAAGCCAACCAGAGAGCCCTGTTTGCTCCTTGTCCTGAAGATGGTGATGTGCATCTTGGCACATCCGTGGCCGCAGCACGGCCTGGGGCAGCCCGTGCTGCCCTGCACGCCGCAGGAGATTCCCCACCTTGGCTTACGGATGGGTTTCAAACGCCTCGTTGGGTTTTCTAGCGGGGGTCACAGGAGCCTGCGGGGAGGTGGGCTGGAGATATGGTGACCTTGCCCCCATCGGTGCTTCAGAGCTGGGTGACGGGTTGTCTGCAGGGGACAAAGGGGATGCAGGTGTAAAGGCATGGAGAAACCACGTGCGAGGCTGAAGTCTCTGGAGCTCTGTAACCCTTCCCTGCGCCTTTTAGGGCATCTTGTGTGGCTTGTCTCGGTCACGGTGACCTGTCCGACCTGTGTAATCGGCTGCCAGGTCTGCGGGCAACCTCTGTCTTGTTGGCTGCAGATCTGCAAAGctcagagggaaggaagaaagaatttggggagaagagcagctggaaagtGTTTTCCCTTCTGCCCGAGCACTGTCAGCCCTCTTCATCCGCAAGTACAACCACGTTGCCGAGGACTTGAGGGAAGCAGGATGAAGGGTGATGGGACCAAAGCTGAACCGGGCGCAGGAGGAGGAAAACTCTGGGGCTAGGACAGAGCAAGATCAGTCCTGCTCCTCATGTTCATCACAGAGTTGTTCCCAAAGTTATATTTGGTTTTTTGCAGATGTTGCAGATTAGTCAGGGCGTGAGCGTGCGTGTGGTTTCTGCCCACGTCCTTGGGAAGCGTGAGCCTCGGCCAGTACTGCTTGTGGTCTGCTCCAAGGGAAAAGCAGCGAAATGGGGGAAAATTAATCAGGGATTGTGTCCGTGCCACATCTGGACAGGTTGTTTGATCCAGTCCCTGGAGCAAGGACTGGAGTTATCCCCATGTGATGGACTGGAGGCATCGCTTCACCCCTTCTCCATCAGCTATGAGTTGTCAAGGTGCTTTTTAATGCCATAGTGCTTTGCTTTGGTGAGAGATCATCCAGGTTGGCAACTTCTAGAAGACCTTCATTGCCTCCTTCCCTGCAGGGTCTGAACTGGAGGTAGGTGCAGGATAGCTCTGGGTCGAAACGGTGCTTGTTTGCAAGAAAGGGCATACCCATGCCGTCCCGCAGCATGGTGGCACCAGGTTAGAGCTGGGAAGGCTGGTATTGCTCTTTTCCACCTAAAATCATGGTGAGATTTGGGTCAGGGCACATCCCACATGCTCATTCAAAGGGCACCTTTACTCAAAGCTTTTCTCCTGCAGTAGCTCCCGGTCTCTGAGCTCCTGCGCTGGATTCATCTCCCTATAACCCTGTTTCCACGGGCTCCCCGTAACGGCACAGCAGTGAGATCAAACTGGCTTGTTTTACGGGAAAGGAcgcaaatgcattttaatttgatTCCTGGCTGATGGGCTTGCTGAGCGATCATGTGTCAGCCGGGTGGTGGGCTGTCCCCGACGCATAAAAGGGCCCTTGTTCCTCCTGACAGTGCAGACAGTGCCAGGCTCTGTGTGTCTGCAGAGACTCTTTCGAGTCCGTTTTTCTCATCTCAACTGGTCATTCCCATGCATAAACCAGCTTTGCACAAGCATGGGCACACTTTCTGGTGGTGGTGATGCTGGAGGAGCAGGTCTCAAGACCAGGAAGCAGGACCAGCAAGATGGCCACCATCAGCCCAACACTAAAACCATTAAAAACCCATCATGGTCATTAAGAACCAACCCAGGCAGCGCCCCTGTGGTGGAGAACATGCTCCCTTTGGCAGGGTTTGATTACAGGGGCCTCCAGATGTTGTGTTGATGTTTGCTCTACCAGAAGAAGCTGAGGACCTCTGAAATCAGGGCCCTGCCAGTCACGGGGATTGCTCGCTGAAGAGCACAGTTccctttttttgccctttctgcCTGGGGTTTAGTAGGACCCACCTTTCACGGTGCTCAGCTGTGTCACTTCTCCTGGATGGGTAAGCACAGAATGGAGCATCTTTCCTGTTCTGTAGCACAGGAGACCAAATTTCTGCATGAACCTGGCGGGAAGGATAGATTGGGACATTGAACTGGAGAAGCTGCAGATTTGAGTTGGACTCCCACGTGTGTCCTGGGATTTGCTGGTGACTTTGGAGCAGCCTAGTTCCTCCTCTGTGCTCCAGATGCAAAATGAGGATAAATAAAACTCCCTTTATCTGCTTGACCATAAGTCCTCCATGCTAGGGACTACCTCGGTTGTGTCAACACCCAAGGCAATGAGGCCATGGTCTTTGTAGGTATGCGATGTGCTGGCAGGAGGCACGCACTGCCACCTCTCGAGTCATTGTCACCTGCACTGGGATGGCACTGCCTGCCGGACAGCGAGCCATGCTTATGGGTGGTTTTTGGATAGACACAGTCAAGCATTGATGCAACCttggcaggaggagaagggaagggtaTAGTAACACTATATAGTAATAATGACAGCATGGACCACACAACGTGTCACAGCATTGTGGCATTGGGGTTGTCTCATCTAACCCACCTCTTCCAGGGACTCCTTACCTCCGTGTCCTTACAGCCTCTTTGCTTTCCCCCCTAGGGTGATGGCGAACATAACAACTCCTCCAGCCTGGACCAGAGTTATCAACAGCTCCCTGGACCCAGGTGGCGCAGGAGACAACGCCTACAAGTGCATATTTGATGAGGACTTCAAGTAtgtcctgctgcccatctccTACGGCATCGTGTGTGTGGTGGGGCTCTTTCTCAACCTGCTGGCCCTCTACGTCTTCATCTTCAGGATCAAGACCTGGAACGCCTCCACCACGTACATGTTCAACCTGGCTGTGTCCGACACGCTCTACGTGGTCTCCCTGCCCCTCCTGGTCTATTATTATGCGATGGGGGACAACTGGCCCTTCAGCGTGGGCTTGTGTAAGATAGTCCGCTTCTTGTTTTACACCAACCTCTACTGCagcatccttttcctcctctgcatcaGCATCCATCGATTCCTGGGCATCTGCTTCCCGCTGAAGTCGCTGCAGTGGGGACATGTTCGCTATGCCCGGAGGGTGTCGGTCATCGTGTGGGTGGTGACCGTCGTGTGCCAGTCGCCCGTGCTCTTCTTTGTCACCACCAGCGTGAAGCGTGACACCATCACCTGCCACGACACGTCCAGCAAGGACCTCTTTGGCCAGTTTGTTATTTACAGTTCGGTGATGCTGGTGCTGCTCTTCTGCATCCCTTTCCTCATCATCATCGTTTGCTACTGCCTAATGGCCcggaggctgctgcagcccacACGGGGGATCTCCCGGCTGTCCCGATCCAAAAAGAAGTCTGTCAAGATGATAATCATCGTCTTGGTGGTCttcattgtttgttttcttcctttccatgtcaCTCGTACCTTGTACTACTCCTTCCGGAGCTGGGACTTGAGCTGTCAGACCCTCAACGCTATCAACTTAGTCTATAAGGTGACTCGTCCCTTAGCCAGCACCAACAGCTGCTTGGATCCCATTTTGTATTTCTTAGCAGGACAACGATTTATGAAGTTTGCGGGCAACAAAATGCCAGGGAAGCCTCAAAACGAAATGGCGCTGGGCATCGTGCCCAACAGTCACCTGGGAACCAGCAACGACACAGACACGTTATCCAAGGATATGAAATCCTAGCTCTGCTCCCGCACGACCAGCACCGTCTCCGCGACAGAAGGGTTTATCCCAGGTATGAAGGGAGGTCAGGATGCTTCGGGGCCCAAGGCTTTTGGTGTTTGCGGTGCCTTGGCTTGCATCCACTTCAGCATGGTCCGTGTTTACCGTGCTCCTCTGCTTGTCGCTGtttcaaacatattttttcagGAAGATGCTGCTGTGGTTATACACGCAAACCCCTTATCTCTGCCTCTTTGTCCAAACCTGCCTCTCTGTTCAACGCTGAATGGCATCTCTCCACCAGTGACACTGGGTGACCTCTATCATGGTGGCCaaatctgctaaaaaaaaatcacgCCCTGAATGTCTTAAATCATTTTCTAAAGCAGAAACGTTGTGTGCAAAAGGTCCCCCTAAAGAAATCCATCTGCCTTTCTCCACATTCCCTGGCACAGGGAACAAGAGTTTCTCCGTGCCTTGGCCAGGGAGGAGAGGCTTTTGGTCGATGAGGAGGGTCAGCTGTGGTTCTGCTAAACAGGTCCATGAAAATGTCAAGCGCAAATACCACCCGCAGCGGGAAAGGGTTCCCCCACAGCTTTGCATCCCTGAAGAAATGCTCTCCCAGCTTCAAGCCCCGGTATCTGCTGGCAGAGCCGGGAGGGGACTCCTAGCTCCTGTCCAAGGAGTGGCTTCCCATTAAAAAGGTTGCTGGTGGACCTTCCATCTCACTGGAGTATACTGGTACCATCCCACTGGAGTTTACTGGTACCATCAAGCAGGTCCCCTGTAGGTTTCTCCAGTGGGGTCAACATCTTCCAAAAGACCCGTTAGTGCTTCCCAACAGCAATGTTCACCCTTGAAAAGCTTTTAGGAACCCGTagttttctttcagctgctgacttTAATAATCATCTCCAGCTCGTTAAAATTTAGGGTGAGCTCTTCACGTCTTGTTTTTAACCCCCTTACTAGTGACTCATGTTTCCAGCAAAGAAGCGAAGACCGTTGCTCATCCCCTTGGCTGAGTGCTGCCACATCCTCATCGCTGCTCAGAAGTGACAGCCCTCTGGGATCTCTAGCAGCTTGTTGTGACCCAAAATGCTGCCCAGATGTTGCTGTCTGGACTCCCCATAATCCCAGTGATCCTCTGAAGCCAGTCAGCATATCCCTTACTGACAGTGTGGACCTTCCCTGGGAAACTTGGCAGCGCTAAAGCCTGGGTTTAGGAGCCATACCAACAAACGTGGTGCTAAGCTTAACCCCAGTCCCGTCTGGATTTGGCCTTGCTTTCCCCATCAGACAGGACAGTTCAAAATAAACTGGAGAAAATATCCACAAAACACTTCACCAGAACGTCCACTTCGTCTTTCTCTCTATAATTGGTGGGTTAGAGAGCCAAAAGCCCAGGTCCATGGTTTCCTTGCCCAGCCATGCCATGAGGATGCTGATTCCTCACCccaaaaatgaaaattgcttgTGCTGCAGCACTGGACGAGTCGTAGTTTGTAAAAGCAGCCCTGGGTCTATTTTAGAATTAGGCAAACACATTTGATCCTGGTTTCGACCAATTCCTCAGACGTTGTCTTAGTTTCTCCCATCCCTCCTTCTTTTGAAGTAGCTTGGTGGAGATGAAGACATGCCGCAACGTAACCAGCTGAGTTCAGCCATGGGCAACTGGGACCATTTAAGGTCAACTGGGAGGTTCTTCTGGTCCCAGCTTGGCGGAGCCACGGTCCCGTGGAGGGCTCTTGTCCCAACCAACAATGTCACaaccacagaaggcaaaggaggGGACTGTCTCAGCTCTGAGCACCATTGGCAAAGAAAAATAGGACATTTGTAGGGTGCTTCATCTCATCCTTGAGTGAACTGTCAGGGTAGGGTTGGGTTAAGATAGGAGTTGCACCATGgcagcacatttttttccttgtgcctGTGAAGGGAGCTTGGCTTTATGGGGAGGGTCACAGCATAGTCACTAGGGCGAGACAAATAATTGGGAGAAATTAATTCAACCGAAGCGCTGAACTGGTACAAACGTTACTCCAGGCCAGGTCTTGCCTGGTCTCCCGCACTTGCCAAAAAGCAGCATGAACACCAAGTTACGTGCTCTGAATAATTCAACAAAAATGTGCTCAAAGTTCACTCCTGCGGTCCTGCTTGGTGATCCCACCTTTCTCCGAGCTGGCATCAGCCGGCTTCAAACCACTGCCTTGGGCAACACTGCCAGTCCCATCAAGGTGGTCCCTCTGTGATCCTGGTCCCGCACAAGCTAGCGGCACTGTTCAGATGGAGAGCGGTTGGCGAGGTACCAACTGGAAATTTATATATAGAAACTGTTTTTGTTTGTAAAAGCACTAacttatactaaaaaaaaagtggggtttgTGACAACGactgtacatttttatttttgtaacatgcaGACACCTCAGATTTCTTATagtaaataaatttatttctactATGAGCACTCTTCTGCCATCTCCTCCAATGTGTACAAAGAGGAGGGGATACTGGGGATGGAAACTGGGTTGTTGAATGTCATAGACATGTTTCAAGCTCCAGATACAGCTGTCCACACATGGGCTCCACAGTAGATACCTCCAGCATCTAAACTCCTGTAGGAGTCCATGGAAGAGCTGGTCGCCCCAAGAGACAGGTCTTCTTGTCCTTGGGCAGGGTGAGATGCAGAGGGCTGCtggagcacccccaaacccagcagctCATTGGGGAGGGTTTCACTTTATCTTGCTGCTGTCTCCCCTTTTCCAGAAAGCCCAGTAACACCAGTGCTCATCACACATCCTTACTTCTCAGAGACACAAAGATCCAGAGGAGGAACTCAACTGTCTCAGGTGAAAATTTGCTGTGGAGACAGGTCGGAGCATTGCAGTACACCTCAGGATGGCTCCTTATAGCTGGCCAAAGCAAACCTCTGGACTTCAAAAGCCATCGAGCAGGTCTTCGGACCTCCCTCTAACCCATTCCCAGTGGGGTCATTATTGTGTGCCCGTGGGCATTGCACTGCAGACCCTTATAGCACTACCCCGTAACTGCAACAGGCTGACCTGAAACCTCTGGTTTACC
This genomic interval from Calonectris borealis chromosome 1, bCalBor7.hap1.2, whole genome shotgun sequence contains the following:
- the P2RY2 gene encoding P2Y purinoceptor 2 isoform X1, whose protein sequence is MKQMQVVLTEASWVMANITTPPAWTRVINSSLDPGGAGDNAYKCIFDEDFKYVLLPISYGIVCVVGLFLNLLALYVFIFRIKTWNASTTYMFNLAVSDTLYVVSLPLLVYYYAMGDNWPFSVGLCKIVRFLFYTNLYCSILFLLCISIHRFLGICFPLKSLQWGHVRYARRVSVIVWVVTVVCQSPVLFFVTTSVKRDTITCHDTSSKDLFGQFVIYSSVMLVLLFCIPFLIIIVCYCLMARRLLQPTRGISRLSRSKKKSVKMIIIVLVVFIVCFLPFHVTRTLYYSFRSWDLSCQTLNAINLVYKVTRPLASTNSCLDPILYFLAGQRFMKFAGNKMPGKPQNEMALGIVPNSHLGTSNDTDTLSKDMKS
- the P2RY2 gene encoding P2Y purinoceptor 2 isoform X2, which produces MANITTPPAWTRVINSSLDPGGAGDNAYKCIFDEDFKYVLLPISYGIVCVVGLFLNLLALYVFIFRIKTWNASTTYMFNLAVSDTLYVVSLPLLVYYYAMGDNWPFSVGLCKIVRFLFYTNLYCSILFLLCISIHRFLGICFPLKSLQWGHVRYARRVSVIVWVVTVVCQSPVLFFVTTSVKRDTITCHDTSSKDLFGQFVIYSSVMLVLLFCIPFLIIIVCYCLMARRLLQPTRGISRLSRSKKKSVKMIIIVLVVFIVCFLPFHVTRTLYYSFRSWDLSCQTLNAINLVYKVTRPLASTNSCLDPILYFLAGQRFMKFAGNKMPGKPQNEMALGIVPNSHLGTSNDTDTLSKDMKS